In Mastigocladopsis repens PCC 10914, a single window of DNA contains:
- a CDS encoding ATP-binding response regulator — protein sequence MTDLTEKGVILIVDDNPTNLEILFDFLVDSGFTVLVAEDGESAIARAEYAPPDLILLDILMPGLDGFQTCCRLKDNELTKDIPIIFMTALSETVDKVKGLNLGAVDYITKPLQHEEVLARIELHLRLRNLTKTLQEQNLQIREQAALLDITTDAILVRDLDNQIRFWNRGAEHLYGWKAIEAIGKNANQLLYPEETRSLLQNLKESLPERGSWQGELHQVTKEGKEIIVASRWTLMRDQNDEPKSILTVNTDITEKKQLEAQFLRAQRLESIGTLAGGIAHDLNNILTPILTAAQLLPLKLSCTDEQSQQMFNTIETNAKRGAALVKQVLQFARGVEGKRTIVQVNHLFSEIQQIVQETFPKSIEFSTNIKSDLWAVVGDATHLHQVLMNLVVNARDAMTGGGTLNISAENVFIDENYVRMNLEASVGPYIVITVADTGIGMSPKILDRIFEPFFTTKEFGKGTGLGLSTVRGIITSHGGFVNVSSNLDKGTEFKVFLPAVEATATPLADNLELPKGNGELVLVVDDEAPILETTKISLETYNYRVLTASDGIEALALYAQHKDEISVVLVDMMMPSMDGALTIRALQKMNSRVTIVAVSGLYATDKQVGVSGVKAFLSKPYMTKELLQTLHSILCQEARNPESAKNSARWNGSMTKLIPNQNGSIPNV from the coding sequence ATGACTGATTTGACTGAGAAAGGTGTCATTTTAATTGTTGATGACAATCCCACAAATTTAGAAATATTGTTCGATTTTTTAGTCGATTCTGGATTTACAGTCTTGGTTGCTGAAGATGGCGAAAGTGCGATCGCCAGAGCTGAATATGCCCCACCTGATCTCATCCTGTTGGACATACTCATGCCGGGACTAGACGGATTTCAAACGTGTTGCCGTCTGAAAGATAATGAGTTAACAAAAGACATTCCCATCATTTTCATGACCGCACTTTCCGAAACAGTGGATAAGGTCAAAGGCTTGAATCTTGGTGCAGTGGATTACATCACCAAACCGCTTCAGCATGAAGAGGTTTTAGCCCGGATCGAACTCCATCTGAGGCTTCGGAACCTAACTAAAACACTCCAAGAGCAAAATCTGCAAATCCGCGAACAAGCTGCTTTGCTAGATATCACCACAGATGCAATTCTAGTTAGAGACTTGGACAACCAAATCCGTTTTTGGAACAGAGGGGCTGAACATTTGTATGGATGGAAGGCAATAGAAGCAATTGGTAAGAATGCTAATCAGCTTCTATATCCAGAGGAAACCCGCTCTCTACTCCAAAACCTCAAGGAAAGTTTACCTGAGCGTGGCTCGTGGCAGGGTGAGTTGCATCAAGTGACCAAAGAAGGCAAGGAAATAATTGTTGCTAGCCGTTGGACTTTGATGCGCGATCAAAATGACGAACCTAAATCGATTCTGACTGTTAACACCGACATTACAGAGAAAAAACAACTCGAAGCGCAGTTTCTCCGAGCGCAGCGACTGGAGAGTATTGGCACACTTGCTGGTGGCATTGCACATGACCTAAACAATATTCTGACTCCAATTCTGACAGCAGCGCAACTGTTGCCCCTAAAACTCTCCTGTACTGATGAGCAAAGTCAGCAGATGTTTAACACCATAGAAACTAATGCTAAACGCGGGGCGGCATTGGTCAAGCAAGTGCTACAGTTTGCACGTGGAGTAGAAGGCAAGCGCACGATTGTGCAGGTAAACCACTTGTTCTCAGAAATCCAGCAGATTGTCCAAGAGACGTTTCCCAAATCCATTGAATTTTCCACAAATATAAAGTCAGACCTTTGGGCTGTCGTTGGAGATGCTACACATTTGCATCAGGTGCTGATGAACCTAGTTGTCAACGCTCGCGATGCCATGACGGGCGGCGGAACTTTGAATATCTCTGCTGAAAATGTGTTTATTGACGAAAACTATGTCCGCATGAATCTTGAGGCAAGTGTCGGTCCCTACATTGTGATCACTGTTGCAGATACGGGAATCGGTATGTCGCCAAAAATATTGGATAGAATATTCGAGCCGTTTTTCACCACTAAAGAGTTTGGCAAAGGTACAGGTTTGGGTCTTTCAACCGTAAGGGGCATTATCACAAGCCATGGTGGTTTTGTGAACGTATCCAGCAACCTTGACAAAGGAACTGAATTTAAAGTGTTCTTGCCAGCGGTGGAGGCAACAGCAACGCCGCTTGCAGACAATCTCGAACTACCAAAAGGCAACGGAGAATTGGTTCTCGTTGTGGATGACGAAGCCCCAATTTTAGAGACGACCAAAATCTCGTTAGAAACTTACAATTATAGAGTATTGACAGCCAGCGATGGAATTGAGGCGCTCGCGTTGTATGCCCAACACAAAGATGAAATTAGTGTGGTGTTGGTGGATATGATGATGCCGTCAATGGACGGAGCACTCACCATTCGCGCATTGCAAAAAATGAATTCGCGTGTCACGATTGTTGCTGTCAGCGGTCTTTATGCCACCGATAAACAGGTGGGGGTTTCTGGGGTCAAAGCATTTCTTTCTAAGCCCTACATGACAAAGGAATTATTGCAAACTTTACACAGCATTCTTTGCCAGGAAGCGAGAAACCCAGAAAGTGCAAAAAATTCCGCGAGATGGAACGGGTCGATGACGAAATTAATACCCAACCAAAACGGGAGCATCCCAAATGTTTGA
- a CDS encoding ABC transporter permease: MKYWRETMAVTQRILIELLRRRRSLIFWSIFPISVLILNGMILAERAKLTIDLAFENAAPSTLVGAALFFSCLGGSVATVVAEREQQTLKRLFISPLSGTSYFLGIFLAHSCIGFGQTLLVYIIAGFWGATFKGSIFLGLIIIIMSIVSYVGLGFILGTQLARRTEDVNALVAAFGVPLLILGGVFFPASLFPKTLLDIAKFNPIYHMNEALLGASAQGNEVADIASHFQFLSIFALVMVIGGWLSYRRMLMVEKRL, translated from the coding sequence ATGAAGTACTGGCGTGAAACGATGGCTGTGACTCAGCGCATCTTAATTGAATTGTTACGAAGAAGACGCAGCTTGATTTTTTGGAGTATTTTTCCAATTTCAGTCTTAATTCTTAATGGAATGATTTTGGCAGAACGGGCGAAATTAACAATCGACCTTGCGTTTGAGAATGCAGCACCTTCAACTTTGGTTGGCGCAGCACTATTTTTTAGCTGTTTGGGTGGTAGTGTAGCAACTGTGGTTGCAGAACGAGAGCAGCAAACTCTCAAACGCCTTTTTATTTCTCCCTTGAGTGGTACATCTTATTTTTTGGGAATTTTTCTGGCTCATAGCTGTATTGGTTTTGGGCAAACACTGCTTGTTTACATCATTGCTGGATTTTGGGGTGCTACCTTCAAAGGCTCTATATTCTTAGGACTCATAATAATAATTATGAGTATAGTTTCTTATGTAGGTTTGGGATTTATTTTGGGTACACAATTGGCTCGTCGTACCGAAGATGTTAACGCATTAGTAGCAGCTTTCGGGGTTCCTTTGTTAATTCTAGGTGGAGTTTTTTTCCCCGCTTCATTGTTCCCTAAAACACTACTGGATATCGCAAAGTTTAATCCCATATATCACATGAATGAAGCACTTTTGGGAGCTTCTGCTCAGGGGAATGAAGTAGCAGATATTGCATCTCACTTTCAATTTTTATCAATATTTGCTCTTGTAATGGTTATTGGTGGATGGTTGTCTTATCGGCGGATGTTGATGGTAGAAAAAAGATTGTGA
- a CDS encoding FAD-dependent oxidoreductase, whose product MSQVFNSPESHTISRRALLKLFGVGAATGVLGYSRFTKPKPTVFQQDTLNLPRILNQQKSVVVVGGGLAGLACAYELSQRGFAVTLLEKSPQLGGKIASWQIEVQGDTFRMEHGFHGFFPQYYNLNTLVAELEISENFKSLNSYSVVYRNTKYKPEVFRPSHSAFPWNIVDLAIASPNRFRWGINLTKLKHLQVFQAIGGFEREKNYRRFDNISVADWVEEEFPRGLYDLYFLPFAKSSLNAPDTMSVAELMQFFHFYFFGNPEGLAFNGTKDDMGTSLVQPIAKAIQSKGGKIMTGVIVSEIQAAQGKINSLSYQVGNNTNNVPFWVKRNDNVETRHGASLQYYGAADEVFALPDGAQEVISLTCTHQGCTVKMAEDGKFHCPCHGAVFAADGKVLKGPAQRDLPKFKVVQRQDDGLQLIGANLNSVSPEIIQADYYVFATDVPGVQQLFRQINGDVNGVVRSPSGALHSVQSQVEKLSLADPFAVCRFWFDRDFEWQHSYFTSLSGYQLTDSITLYHRIQEQFIEWAKRNGGSVVELHAYCYKEKQFPNQEALLTTFEQELYEIVPELKQAKMLHRELVNQKNFSGYPPNSYAERPETSTNISNLVFAGDWVKMPFPCGLMERAVSSGLLAANEILHQEGLQRRSLLSVSPEGLLQI is encoded by the coding sequence ATGAGTCAAGTATTCAATTCACCAGAATCGCATACCATCTCCCGTCGCGCATTACTGAAATTGTTTGGTGTGGGTGCTGCTACAGGAGTATTGGGATACTCTCGTTTTACTAAGCCAAAACCAACTGTTTTTCAACAAGATACCCTAAATTTGCCACGAATATTAAATCAACAGAAAAGTGTTGTAGTTGTTGGTGGTGGTTTGGCTGGTTTAGCTTGTGCTTATGAACTAAGTCAAAGAGGGTTTGCAGTCACGCTGTTGGAGAAATCTCCCCAACTTGGTGGCAAAATTGCCAGCTGGCAAATTGAAGTTCAAGGCGACACCTTCAGAATGGAGCATGGCTTTCATGGCTTTTTTCCTCAGTACTATAATCTGAATACTTTAGTTGCAGAACTGGAGATTTCTGAGAATTTCAAGTCATTAAATTCCTACTCTGTTGTTTACCGTAATACTAAATATAAACCAGAGGTATTTCGTCCCAGTCATTCTGCTTTCCCTTGGAACATTGTAGATTTAGCCATAGCCTCTCCCAATCGCTTTCGATGGGGCATTAATCTGACAAAATTGAAACACCTGCAAGTCTTCCAAGCTATTGGTGGTTTTGAGAGAGAAAAGAATTATCGGCGTTTTGATAATATATCGGTTGCTGATTGGGTAGAGGAAGAATTTCCCAGGGGTTTATATGACTTGTATTTTCTGCCTTTTGCCAAATCTAGTTTGAATGCACCAGACACAATGAGTGTTGCTGAACTTATGCAGTTCTTCCACTTTTATTTTTTTGGCAACCCTGAAGGACTCGCTTTTAATGGCACTAAAGATGATATGGGAACAAGTTTGGTGCAACCTATAGCTAAAGCTATTCAAAGTAAAGGTGGCAAAATTATGACAGGGGTCATAGTGAGTGAAATTCAGGCTGCACAGGGCAAGATAAATTCACTCAGCTATCAGGTTGGTAATAATACAAATAACGTCCCTTTTTGGGTAAAGCGTAACGACAATGTAGAGACGCGCCATGGCGCGTCTCTACAGTATTATGGTGCTGCTGATGAAGTCTTTGCCTTGCCAGATGGTGCTCAAGAAGTAATTTCTCTCACCTGCACTCACCAAGGTTGTACTGTGAAAATGGCAGAGGATGGCAAGTTTCATTGCCCTTGTCATGGAGCGGTTTTCGCAGCTGATGGTAAAGTGTTGAAAGGTCCAGCACAACGGGATTTACCCAAATTTAAAGTCGTACAGCGTCAGGATGATGGTTTGCAATTGATAGGAGCAAATCTTAATTCAGTATCACCAGAGATAATTCAAGCAGATTACTACGTTTTCGCTACCGATGTACCTGGTGTACAGCAGCTATTTCGGCAAATCAATGGTGATGTTAATGGAGTCGTGCGATCGCCCTCTGGGGCGCTGCACTCCGTGCAATCGCAAGTCGAAAAGTTGAGCCTTGCCGATCCATTCGCTGTTTGTCGTTTTTGGTTTGACCGCGATTTTGAGTGGCAACACAGTTATTTTACTTCTTTATCTGGTTATCAGCTCACTGACAGCATCACCCTCTATCACCGCATTCAAGAGCAATTTATTGAATGGGCAAAACGCAATGGTGGTAGTGTGGTGGAATTACACGCTTACTGCTACAAAGAAAAACAATTCCCCAACCAAGAAGCATTGTTAACGACATTTGAGCAGGAACTCTATGAAATTGTGCCTGAGTTAAAGCAAGCAAAAATGCTACATCGGGAATTGGTGAATCAAAAGAACTTCTCTGGATATCCCCCCAACAGTTACGCCGAACGCCCAGAAACTAGTACCAATATCTCTAACTTGGTGTTTGCTGGAGATTGGGTAAAAATGCCATTTCCCTGCGGCTTGATGGAAAGGGCGGTGAGTAGTGGCTTACTAGCAGCCAATGAAATTTTACATCAAGAGGGTTTGCAGAGGCGATCGCTTTTGTCAGTCAGTCCAGAAGGGTTATTGCAGATTTAA
- a CDS encoding ABC transporter ATP-binding protein, whose translation MLRIKNLNKAYGKRKVLQDLTMHIESGEIYGLLGANGAGKTTTINIICNLLKGDSGYISIYNQPVSEETKKIIGIAPQENLLYKTLSCEENLNFFAQIYGLDPKIRRQQVQATLEAVNLLDRAKSPVETLSGGMQRRLNIAVALVHQPKLVILDEPTTGLDIEARYEIWELIRQLKNQGITVLLTTHLLDEAERLCHKIGILKKGRILVEGSLAELSKQIPAKEIVIVQTSDEQQAIARGIECGFTPRHYGHDLAFWVPEQLELKEILSRFDGISLDSIARQPVRLEHIYLEVTQKD comes from the coding sequence ATGCTAAGAATCAAAAATTTGAATAAGGCTTACGGGAAAAGAAAAGTTCTTCAAGATTTGACAATGCACATTGAATCTGGGGAAATTTATGGTTTATTGGGTGCAAATGGAGCCGGAAAAACAACAACAATTAATATTATTTGTAATTTACTCAAAGGTGATAGTGGATATATCTCAATTTACAATCAGCCTGTTTCGGAAGAAACAAAAAAAATCATTGGAATTGCCCCTCAAGAAAATTTACTGTATAAAACTTTATCTTGTGAGGAAAACCTTAATTTTTTTGCTCAAATTTACGGATTAGACCCTAAAATTCGTCGGCAACAGGTACAAGCAACATTGGAGGCTGTTAACCTGTTAGATAGGGCAAAAAGTCCCGTGGAAACGCTCAGTGGTGGAATGCAGCGGCGCTTAAATATTGCAGTTGCATTAGTACATCAGCCGAAGTTAGTTATTCTTGATGAACCGACGACAGGTTTGGATATTGAAGCACGATACGAAATATGGGAGTTGATTCGACAACTGAAAAATCAGGGAATTACGGTTTTGCTGACGACTCATTTATTAGATGAAGCTGAGCGTCTTTGTCACAAAATTGGTATTTTGAAAAAGGGCCGGATTTTGGTTGAGGGTAGTCTAGCAGAACTTAGCAAACAAATTCCAGCAAAGGAAATTGTGATAGTTCAGACTTCAGATGAACAACAAGCAATCGCCAGGGGTATAGAATGTGGTTTCACGCCTCGGCATTATGGTCATGATTTGGCTTTTTGGGTGCCGGAACAACTAGAATTAAAGGAAATTCTATCTCGGTTTGATGGCATTTCTCTTGATTCGATTGCTCGTCAACCAGTGCGGTTAGAGCATATTTATTTGGAGGTGACGCAAAAAGACTAA
- a CDS encoding TetR/AcrR family transcriptional regulator has translation MADYPLSPKETSCGGRSRILNEAERLFRTRGYNAVTMRDIAYEVGIRQASLYYHFPSKEQLFVAVTEQMFERHRTGLQQVIHDAGGDLRAPLRRALLRSQLHAASRWFLSQPPIHFLSMVHMDLPLLGEENIKRLAACAQQSMFEPIRQVFVQAQERGEIRNARPELLAGFFLSVMESIPYVKTVPGSAPGEVMVDEMISILLDGLKPE, from the coding sequence TTGGCAGACTACCCCCTGTCTCCAAAAGAAACCTCCTGTGGTGGACGCTCGCGCATTCTCAATGAGGCAGAGCGGCTATTTCGCACGCGAGGCTACAATGCAGTGACCATGCGGGATATTGCTTATGAGGTGGGAATTCGTCAGGCATCGTTGTACTATCACTTTCCCAGTAAGGAGCAACTTTTTGTGGCTGTAACTGAGCAAATGTTTGAGCGCCACCGAACAGGTTTACAGCAAGTAATTCACGATGCAGGAGGTGATTTGCGCGCCCCTTTGAGGCGCGCGCTTTTGCGTTCGCAACTTCATGCAGCTTCTAGGTGGTTTCTCTCTCAGCCTCCCATCCATTTCTTGAGCATGGTACACATGGATTTGCCCTTGTTGGGTGAGGAGAATATCAAAAGGCTAGCGGCTTGCGCCCAGCAATCTATGTTTGAGCCAATTCGACAGGTATTTGTCCAAGCACAAGAGCGAGGGGAAATCCGGAACGCTCGCCCGGAACTGCTTGCTGGGTTCTTTTTGTCTGTCATGGAAAGCATTCCCTATGTTAAAACCGTACCTGGTTCTGCACCTGGGGAAGTCATGGTGGATGAAATGATTTCCATTTTGCTGGATGGACTAAAACCTGAATAG